The following nucleotide sequence is from Pseudomonadota bacterium.
GCCATTAGGTGGATACTCACACTCTATCGCTGCAAACCCTTTGTCCCAAACGATTTTTCCTTAAGTTAGTGCCATTGAATGATTAGGCTCAATCTCATTTGGCTCAAGTTCCACCAGCAAAGTAAGGCTTGCAAATTTTATTATGTGATTCTGTACTTCTTTAAGGTGCTCTGTTGAATCGCCATAAGTTTGACGAGCCTGTTGCATCGCTGAATCATAGAATTCCTGAGCATAGCTTTGTCTCTCTTCTTCATCATCAGATCGACACACCTTTTGCAACTCTTCATTAATTGGTGCGAATAATCCCTTCAAGAAAATATCAACTGTAGGCAGGCTTTTCCATTCATCAACTTCTACACCATCAACGTATCCTTGTAATACCGAAACAATGCGCTGCGTTTTACCATTGCCACACACTCGATGATCGTCGTCTTCAATACACTGTCCCAAAGCCTTAACCAAACTTTCTTGCAACATCTCCCTTTGGTCATCTTGGAACTGATTGGTAATGATCCACCAAGTACGTGCTAAAAGCCCTTTAATAGACATAGATGTTCTATCATTCAGAGTTAAGTAATGGCCGCCTGGGAGTATACTTCCGAAATCATTTGGGGTCTTTTTAGGACCATTGATGGTTCGCAATGCATTATCAACTTCATTCATCACACATTCGCTGTTATCACGTGTAAACGAAGCATGCCGATCAGACGTCTGCAAAAATTTAATGTAAGCGATAACCTCTTCTAATAACTCATCCTCGGCAATGTTTTTGCCTTGAACTTGGCGGAAAATTACCTCGACCGCAGATTTAGTTCTAGATCGACGTTGAGCGTTTTCAACATTTTCTCTGCCTACATATTGCTGAGTGGTGCGGCGTAGAGGTGCAAAAAGATCAGAGATTCTGCGCCTCATGCTAGACAAATCTATCGGTTCTATGTGTATTATCTGGGTTGCAATTTCATGAGAGAGCAATCTCCAATATGCATCAAACAACGTTTCTTGGTGTTGCTCTGCAAAACGGAAAATATTTTCACTGTTCAACTTTGTATCTAGCTCACGCAAATACTTGGTTAAATCAAGCCTCAAAAATCTTTTTGGGTCAGGATCAGGAGGAGGACCAGCTGCACCTAACGTATTGAAGCATATATCAGTTAATAGATTTTGGGTTATACTAGAACAATTAGGGTTGTATGATTGTAATATTTCTTGAATATGCTCTTCCGATCTCAACTGAGTTGAATACAACTCGTTTTGATTATGGAGTACTGGTCGGGTTATATGCGTTGTAAGGTCGTTGCGTTGTAAATTTCGCAGCGTGTAATGCATGGCCGAAGGCATACTTTCATCTGAAACACCTCCGAACTGAGAATGATCAGATGCATACACGCAAGTGCTAGACAATAGAATGCACAAAGCTAATTGTTTTTTCCAAATGACCATTATTACTCTCTGAACAATTTTTAAGTTCTGTATATTATGTAGTTTGTCAGTGGAGATTTGTCAAGTACATTGAAATGCTAACCCAAATCCATCAATGTACGATGGTTAAACTGCTCAACAGGAAACCCAAGTATTTTAAGAGGGTACGAAAGATTTGGGGGATAAGCTATCCCCCAGTTTTTCAGCTTGAAATATTATAATGGGATTTCAACCAGGTTCGAGCCGTTTCACTCACGCGCTCATCTGTCTTGGCTACTTCAACAATTTCAAGCCTCCGTTCGAGAGAGTCCCCACACATCTCTGTCATGATGCCCTCCCACTGACTAGCTGTATCGTTGTTGGGATCATCCACAGAGTCAAGAATGGCGTGCAAACGTTTCCTCCAATAAGCGTCGATTGCCTGATCTAACCACTCAATAGCCTCTTGTGGAATATCTGAGTGACCGCCTTTAAATCCTTTTTCCCAAACAATCTTACGCACCTGTGCATGCTCGGGCATATACATGGTATTGACAAGCTGCATGCATCTTTCACCCATTTTGATCCCATAATCATTTTTCGGATCCGTTTCAATATTTGCTTGGATTTCTTTGACAAACATTGCCCAGTCGGTTTTGAATTGCTGCTTTTCAGACTCGCTGAATCGTGTCTCCAAATTGGATTCAAACTCAATGTAGTCCTTTAACTCCTCGGGCGACAAAGCTGCTGCGGCCCATTTCTTTTCAAGTTGTTTTGACATTCGATATACCTCAATCAGTTCAATGGTTTTTTCCCACGGGATTGACTCATCTGGATTGTGCTCAGCTATTATCGATTGCATAACCTTAGCAGCACTCAACAAATTTTGCGCCTTTTCTTCTAAGATTTTGATCTGGGATTCAAATTGATCAATCGGATCCACATCTTTTTCTAGAATTTGCTTGATCTGAGCCAGTTCAAACCCGAAAGACATCAAGGCCATAATCTGTTGCACTTTCAATAAGTCAGCTTCAGAGTAA
It contains:
- a CDS encoding MerR family transcriptional regulator, whose product is MSKWYVKELSKITGLTVQALHHYDRIDLLKPSIRQANGYRLYSEADLLKVQQIMALMSFGFELAQIKQILEKDVDPIDQFESQIKILEEKAQNLLSAAKVMQSIIAEHNPDESIPWEKTIELIEVYRMSKQLEKKWAAAALSPEELKDYIEFESNLETRFSESEKQQFKTDWAMFVKEIQANIETDPKNDYGIKMGERCMQLVNTMYMPEHAQVRKIVWEKGFKGGHSDIPQEAIEWLDQAIDAYWRKRLHAILDSVDDPNNDTASQWEGIMTEMCGDSLERRLEIVEVAKTDERVSETARTWLKSHYNISS